Part of the uncultured Desulfobacter sp. genome, TTGGGCCTGCCATTCACAATCAAAATAACCTATTTTGATAACAACGCCTCCCAATGGGTATTAGAAGTGCCGGCCGGCGAAAGCTGCCTGCAATCGTCACCCATCACCGGAGCATCGGATAATACATTGAAAACTGTTACGTTTACAATTAACACCATTCCGGACGGTACAAACATAGAAGAGAATTGTGCTTTCCGCTTACGTGTTTTAAATGATCAGGATCTTACCGTTAAATTCGCACGTGTGATCAAATAGGGAGATTAAACCAGCCAGTGTCCAAGATCCCGGTCCAGTAAACCTGATAATCTGTGTATCTCGGGCTCAAATTGTCGTTTGAGCATCTCCCGTGCGGTCCTGGGCATTTCCACTTTATTCAGCAATTTTCCGGCGGCCATGTGCTTTAGCTGCTGCCGTTTTGGCCTGGGAATTATTTTTTTCAGCGCGCTTTTCAAAAAATTCGGGGATATAAGAAAATCTTTTAAAAACTCACTTTTCGGTTTTCCAGAAGGATTATAAATCTGATTTGTATCCGGTGTATAATCCGGGTCAACACCTAAAAACAGGAAGATCTCTTTGCAGATTTTCCCTGCGTCTTTTTTCAGGTCATCAAACAGGAATATCTTAACCCTTTCTTTGCCGAATTCATCTTGATAGGCTTTAATTTGATCATGGTACATCCCGAACCCGATATAATCATAAAACGGCTGCCAGTTGTCACCGAGCCTTTTTTTGATCGTGTCGGGGTGAACTGCATCCAGGAATGGCGCCGTGTCGGAATTGGTTCTGTTGAATGTCCAGTACTGGGACCATGCCCGGTCAATGGGATTACGAAGGCTGATGATAAATTTAAGCCGCTTATATTGTTCTGTAGCCTGATAAACACGCCGAAAATTCGCAATGCATGTTTCATGGGTATAGAGATATGAGGGCGATGCATCGCCGCATTGTTGATCAGGGGCTGCCGCCCGGTATAATTGTGCGTATCCATCAATCGTGTCTATTATTCCGGGAAACTTGTCCGGGCTGTTAAAAGCGGGCCGGTTGTTCATAAAGCTGAAAAACCAGGACTCTTTTTTATCCGGCATGAAAATTTGCGGATGGCCCTGAAGATAATAGTGCAATGATGTTGTCCCGCTTTTAGGCGCGCCCACAATAAAAAAGTCAGGAAGATTGACACGGCCCAAGGTCTCTATGGTGACTTTCATTCTATTCCTTTGAATGTGTATTAACTGGAGTAAAGGGTTGAAAAATCTGAATCGCCCCGGCCGATGAAAAGATCCCGGGGCGATATATTGTCCATTTGATACATGGCAGGATCAGCACATCCCAAAAGAAACGTTTTGCTGCGGCGACCTCTAATAAAGAAAAATGATGTCAACACGTTTAATACCGGATCTTGATCATTGATCAATAAAGTTTCCACGACATTGGTGTCATTTTGCAAAAACCAATGCAATGCCGGTTTCATGAGGACCTTAAAAATATGCGGCGCGTCAAAGGGGAAGATCCAGTCCACCAGATAGCCTTTTATCTTATCATTTCGTTTTTTTAAACTTGTCACCAGATAGCCTGCCAAACGGTTGTTTTCCCTGGCCACCCAGATCTGATAATCATCCCGGGCGCTTTGAAAACGCCATCGTAAATAATCCGGGTCGGGAATCAGGCGAAATGGATAGTCATCCTTGACGGTATTCCACAATTGTTCAATCCCATCGGGGACCTTGTTTGTCTGCTCAACCGATATGCCGGTTGTCGAGACAAACGCCCTACGCGCGTTGATAATCCCCTTGGTCACAAAACCTGCGGCAGCCCTGATCTTTTCAGGGGCCGGTATCAATTTTCCCGGATTGAGGATAAGCGACATCAATGGCCTGTCGATATCAAGCAATATATATTTTCCCAATTTTTTTCTAAAAAAGACCTGGGAAACATCATTGGTAAACCCGTATAAGATAACTTTCTGCTTAACCATCAAATCTATTATAATGTCCATGATCCACCCAAAGGCAACTCCGCCCCGGTATTCTGGATCTGCCATCACATCAACCACTTGATACGAAGAATATATTTCACCCTTCCCCCGTATGCGTCGCACCCAGATCCCGGTGAATGCGACAATTTCCCCATCCGGTGCTTCCACCACATTTGCCAGGGTCTTAAAAGGCGGCGTAATATATTTCCAGCGCCAGTAGGCATCATCCAATCGCGTTCCCCAAACCCGCGCATACAGATCGCAAAGCCCCGGCAGGTCGTTTTCGTGAAAGGGTCTTAGGGTTAAAGGAATTTCTGTAATTTTTGCCTCTTTTGAGATGCCATCAACCATCCAATGAAGTCCCCAATGTTGCAAAAGTCAGGTGTTCTACCATTTGGATTTTCCTTTTCCTGTTAAAAAATGAAAAACGCCCAGACCGGTGCCAATGTTAAACGCAATAAAATATGAGAACGCCGCCAGGCCTTTAACGTTCAAGATACGATAATATGCCAGGATTGCCGCTCCGTAAAAAAGGACCTGGCAGAACAAAAGCCCTGCCCAGTAAACACCGGAAAACGCCAGAATAAAATTTGTTATGAAAAGGGAGATTAGCAGAAGCGGGATCAACCTGCGGACCACCTTATGGCAAAATAGGGCGACACCATACCGGAAGGTGTCTTTCTGGACGAACAACTGCCGGTTTTTCCAAAGGGCGTTCAATCCCCGGGTGACGATCCGTGAGCGGCGGGTCACTTCACCTGAAACTGTTTTTGACGGTTTGGATATATAGGCAGCCGTTTCAGGCAGGCCCCCAAAGATGTAGCCCTGTTTTACAACAGCCAGCAGGGTAAAGATATCATCACAGACATCCGCTGGCACATCCTGGCGAAGCGTCTTTCTAACGGCATACAATTGACCGGAGCATGAGGTCACACTCCCCAGAAGATCCATTTCAGCCCGCTTGACTCTTTTTTCAAACAGCCAATATTTTTTCTGGACAGCCCCGATACCACCGTCCAAATCATCGGATCTGTTAATTTCCACTGTCCCGGCGCATCCCCCGACGTTGGGGTCCATCATTGATCGATTAATCATTGATATGACATCGGGGTCCAATGCGGCATCCACATCGGAAACCACAATAATCGTGCCGGTAGATTGTTTCACCGCCTGGTTAAGCGCAAGGTTCTTTCCCACCCAGGTTCCGGTTTGATGGAACCTTAAAGGGAAATGGCAGGATGCATTATTTATTATTCCCGGCAGTTCCGGGAGCTCTCCGTCTCCCGACACGAGGATCTCAAGTTTTTCAGCCGGATAGTTCAGCAATGAACAGTTTGCAAGCTTTTCCGGCAGCAGGTGAACATCGTTTTTATACACCGGAATAATTAAGGTCATCCCAAGCCTCCGGTTTGCAGGGGGCGCCACAGGGTCTCTCTTTTTCCTGACACACATGGAGATCAACGCCGCGATGAACGGGTATGCAATTTGAATAAAGATCAGGCCCGCCGCCGTAAAAAAAACAATAACTGCTGCAATATACATTGAATACCCTAAAAAATTTTTTTGTAAATAAAACCGGGGATATGGTGGTGACGTTTGTTCATGATGGTCCCAAGGATAACCGGATCTGCCGCCTTCAAGTGATCTATTGCCGTAGAGACAACCTGCTGCCGGGTTTTTTCGGCTTCCACAACAATAAAAACGCCATCGAACAAACCGGCGTTGGCCAACGTTGCCAGGGATGTCATAATAGACGGTCCATCCACAAGGATGAGATCAAACTGATCTTTGAGTGCGTCCATGGCCTTTGGAAAAGCTTCCGACAAGGTGCCGGCATCAACCCCATGGGAAGGCATGCGACCGACAGGAACAAAAAACAGGTTTGGATGCTCGGGGCTTGGGTGGCTAAAACACCAGTCAGCGACATCGGATTGGCCGTTCCGGCCGGCACCGCTTAACGCCCAGCCCAGTGCGGGATTGCCCATCTTGTCCGTTATTTCCGGATGCTGGAGATTAAAATCCACAACCGCAATCTTTTTTTGGGTGCTGAAATTCTCCAGGCACATCTGGGCGGTTTTAAGACAGGTAAATGTCTTTCCCTCTTTGGGAACGGCGGAAAGAAAGATAAATGCCTGCCCGGACTTCTCAACTATTTTTCGATTCAATATAAACTTTAGGGCTTCATTTTCCACAAATATTCTCCTTATCGATCAATTTGAAATATGTGTTCTGATTTGACCGGTAGCCGGCATGATGGTGATGCCATATAAAAACAACCCGCCCATGCCACCGACACACAATCTGATAACGGGTAAAATCGCCCAGCTTTTCCATGGCAGGCCAAATAAAAACAAGAGCATTAAAGATGACGAAACCAGAATATTGATAAGATACTTCCCGGGCGGGCAACACATTTTTAACCGTATCCATAATACAAAAAATACTATCCATGCCGTTATGGTAGAGGCAAGGGCCAGTCCTTTAAGGCCCAGATCAAATAAAACGAAATCAAAAGCCAATGTCAAAGAGACGGTCAAGATGCCAAACACAAACACCTCTTTTATATTGCGTTCCACGATGAACACATTGCGCAGTCCGGCACTGCATATGACGGCAGGGATCCCCAGACAAAAATGCTGAATGGCTGCGGCCGCCGACACAGCCTGGGCGTCCGTAAAGCGGCCGTGTGTTGCCAGAATATGCACCAGATCCCCGGCAGACCAGAAAAACAGAATGGCGATCGGCAGTCCCAGGATCATAAAAAAACTGAACATCTCCAGGCGGAGGACATCCATCTTATCCGCCTGTTTGGTAATCGAAGACAATTTGGGCAGATAAACGGTGAAAATGCTTGTTGACAGCAACATGGGGACCGACCGTGCAAGCCGCTCCGAAAAAAAGAGTATTGAGATACTCCCTGCACCCAGCAATGAGGCAAACCAGCGGTCGATCAGCACAGTGGTCCTGTTCAAGACCAAAGCAACCACCACCAGCGCGGAACCGGTCAAAATCAGTTTTAAATACGGCCATTGGAAATCAGGTTTTTTCATTGATAACAATGCCCACCCCCTGGCACGCCCCTTAAGATATAACACCAGAAACTGAATGCACCCGGCCACGATCAACCCCACGGCATACCCGTAAACACCAAAGAGATAAGCTGCCGGGAATAAAGACAACAATGCCGTTACCCGCCAGCCAAACAAAGCAATCTCGGGGAACAGAATCATTTTGTGGTAATAAAAAACGGACATGCCGTGGCCGAATATGCCAAAGAGCAGAAAAGACGGTGCAAGGATTCTTAATATATTGACAGCCGTCCCATGTCCGGCAACGCTCAATCCGGGTGCCATCAGTTTGGTGAAAACCGGTGCACCGGCGATCAAAGCCATGGTACCGACCGCCAATAGAGGAAGCCACCAGCCTAAAAAATGAGGTTCAGGATCAGGATCCAAATTCTGATGGCTTTCCGAAAAGACGGGTACAAGAATGAGCGGCAGGCGCCGGGCAACCATCCGAATCATCTCTATGGGAAAAAACATGGCCACAAACAGGGCATCCGTTGCTTCATTGGCGCCGAGAACGATCACCACAAAAAAGCTGATCAGAAACCCCGCCCCTGAATTAAGCGACTTTAATCCAACCAGAAAGAACGCTTTATTTAGAAGTGCCATTGTTTACAAATTCTAATCATTTTCAGTTTATCCAAGTTCCACCCATGTGACGGATGCAGGGGGCAGCTTTACCGCCGTACCGTTATCCGGCGTATCCTGGTTCACGGGTGTTTGCCCTTTAAACCGGATCATTTTTTTTATGGCACCATAGGGCGCCGATATGGACGCGTTGATATGTTTGCCGCTTTTATTGACCAAGATCATGGTCATTGTTCGTTCAGATTTCACGGCAATTGCCTCAACACCGGAGTGATCCGTCTGGGTTTTAAAAATCTGACCTTTGGACAACGCCCGGGCAAAAAGCTGTTGGATGACCGCCTGGGCTTTGGGCTTCCGGTCTTCGGTAAAAAGGCCCTTTTTTCGAATGCCCCGGTCAATGATTTTAAAATAATTAATTGCCTTGACCTTGCCGGTATTAATCACCTGGGTCAGAACGGATGCCCACCAGACCGCGCCGTCCCAGTCACAAAACAGCCGGCTTGTCACAAGTCCGCCCTGGCGGTTGGTGGCACCGATAATAATGGGCTCTATCACACGATCGGTGTCATGTTTTTTTACGAGGGCGTCTACCTTTTCGATGAGCGTTGTATACAAGAAGGTATCTTCGAGTTCACTTGCCCCGTAAACATTAAAGACGATGTCATCCACAATGGGATCGGCCTGCTTTAAACTCTGTTCTATCCATCGGGTATCTAAAAATTCCTGGTTTTCCTGTTTATCCAGGCTTACCCCGGTGGCTACGGCAGGGACGCCGATCCGGCAGGTGCGGGTTTTTGGATCATTTTTTATCCTGCTGCCCGCCGTTTTTAACAAACTAAGATATTGTTCCAGTTTCAGGATTTTATTGGGTTCGTTTAAAAACTGAATCACAAAGCTGTCAGGATTCATGTTTCTTTGGGTCATCATATTGCCTGCGGCAACCTGGGCCCATTCCCCCCACTCCAACGCCTGCATCTGAGGGGAAAGCGTTTTCATCCACCCCGCGAACCGGTCCAGAACCACCAATGAAAATTTTCCCGGCCGGTAGAAAAGATGTTTTTGGTCATTAAATCGGAACGAACTAAGGTTGGCGACATGGGGATCGGCATTGTCATTTACCCGTTCTTCGGAGGTATGGGAGACAAAGACTTTTTCTGCCTGAATACCATATTCCGTCATTTTTGTTTCCTGCCACCCGTTCTTGGGCCCAAAGAACCCGACCGCCCCAAGCTTTGGCGCATCCAGGGTATGATTGGATACCTTGACGGCAACCGGTACACACTCAGATTCCGGGCCGGACAGCCGCAGCCGGTCTGATGCCGCCTGGAGACCTTCGGGTGAACTGCTGAAATACGAGGGAATGCCTTCAATCCAGAACCCGACGTTATCGGCAAACAATTTACCCGTGGTGCCGATTTCAACTTTCCAGATCCCCGGTTCCGGCCTATTGACATGGATATGTTCGGGAAAAACAGGATTGAACGCGGGATTAAAATTTCCGGAGCCTGCAGAACTGTTTATTTCCGAAAGATCAACCCCCTGGGATTTAAGCTTTTTAAGCAGCAATTTGGGGTCAACTTCGGGTAATTCTTTATCCGAAACAACACGGCCATGGGGATCGGACAACTTTACACGGGCAGGTTTGCCCTTATAGGATCGGTGGTTGATCACATAAAAATCAAAGCCGGATGATTTGGCCGGTACATGAAAGAAAAAAGGCGTATGGCCGAAAGGCCTTTTTACGCCGGTCATCTCCACCGGCGGCTCAAAAACCATGTCTCCCCGGCTCAGGGAAACATCCCAAAGGTAACTGGGTTTTAAAATCAAAACGTAGTGGCCCGGCCCCTTATCGACATTCAAAGTGATGGTACCCGAGGTTTTATGACCTAAAAAAACGGTTTTAATCATACGGCCGTCAGGGCCTAAAAACAGCAAGGGTTCATCCAAGCCATATTCAGGCCGGTACCGGACGGTCAAGGTTTCATTGCGCCCTTCAGCATAAATATGAAGCCGCCCCTGCCTCAATTCAGAAATTTGCCGGGGGGCGGACCATGACGATTGCGGCAGTGCAACAAGGAGCACCCCCAAAAGAGCCCCCCATACAAACAATGGATTTAGGCGATTCAATGAAGATTCATTTTTTTTGGACATAAGCGATATCATTTTGCCCCTCCTGTCATGATGTACGTAGATCTAGCACCGGCTGGATGCGTACACCAAAGGTTTAAAAAGGATAGGAGACCTGGACACGTGTGCGTCAAAACAGATACCCGGCCCTTTCAGCCGTCTCGTTCACAGCCTGTTCCACGGCCTCCAATTCTGCCGGGGTAAGGGTCTGCCGGTATTTGGTATTCATATTGCGGACATTGCCGATACGGTCAATATAGCGTTTAACCGTTCGGCAGTAGCCCAGACCGCACTTGTCGAGCATGGCGGTTATGGTATCAAAGGCAGCGGCCGCAAAGTCCTCATATTTTATCTCGATGAATTGTCCCGGTAAAAGCGGTTCACTCTCCTGCCAAGTCTGTTCAAGCACCCTTGCCCATTGGACCGCGGCCAGGACGCAGGGTAAGTGCCCCGAATGCGTCCACCTGCGTAAATCTTCCGGGGGCAGTCCGGTCCAGAACGGCCGTTCCCATCCCCCTTTTTCTTTCCAGTAGGGCACGTTCAAAAGAGAAGCCACAACCGCCCTGGGGTCACGCATCACATGAACAAAAACGGCATCCGGAAAAATCGTGGATAAAAAATTGATACGGGGCGGACCTGTCAGTTTAACGATCAGCCTTGTGCGGCCCTGGTATTGGAGTATGGTATGGATGTAATGGCGGACCCGCTGACAGGTTCGCGCAGACGGGGTGCCGCCACCCGAAAAATCCCATGTAAAATCATGGCCGCATAATTGTGTCCACAGGGTATAATCCCCTTCGTCGCAATAGGGCAAATATTTTCTCAACCGGGATGAGACCATTTTATCCTGGCGTTTCTTGCCCCTCAGATACCAGCCGACATGGGGGAGCTGTGTGATACGGTTTAACAAAGACAACTGGGGCAACTGCCGGAACCGATGGTTATAATTTGAAATCCAGCCCAGATCGTCATGAAGGGAGATGATCTCCGAGATCACCGACGTCCCGCTCCGGTCCATACCAATGACAAAAATCGGCCGGTCAATCGTGTCCTGTTTCATTCCCCGAGGCCCCCTTGGGCCGGATCAACCGCACCCGATTTCTGAAACAACGCCAGGTATAAATCTTCGTACTGGGTTACACTCTTCTTAATATCGTAGGCTTTTAACACTTCCCTGCGGCCCTTTTGTGCCGTTTTCAACGCCCGGCCCGGATCAGCAAGCACGGTGTCAATGGTGTCGGCCAGGACTTCGGAATTTGCCGGCGGCACCACCCATCCTTTGTCCGGGGTCAGCAGATCGGGTATCCCGCCCACAGCACTTGCAATAACCGGCAAGCCCGATGCCATGGCTTCCAGCAGGCTGAGCGGCAGGCCCTCATGACGGGATGGAAGCACCAAAAGGTCCCCGTTTTTCATGAACGGGGCGATCTCCCGGACATAGCCCAAAAACACAACCTGATCAATGAGCCCCAGATTGTCCCTAAGTGCTGAAAGCGATGCTCTTTCCGGCCCGTCTCCGGCAATCAGACATTTGAACATCCGTTGTTTTCCGGCCAGCAGGTGCAACGCCGTTATCAGAACATCAAATCCTTTTTCCCTGGACAACCGGCCTGCGGCCACAATGGTCGGCGGCTCATGAAAGGTGTTCCGTTGGGTGCAGAACCGTTCCACATCAATGCCGTTTTGGATCAAACGCATCTTGGCCGGTTTCCATGCCAAGGTATCATGTAAATGACGTATCACGCTTTGGGATACGGCCGTATGACAAGCGCTTAACGGATATAACAATAGTTCAAAAGCAATCCGCTTGATGGCTTTTTTTTTAAATGTCATGCCATGGTGGGTCCGGATCACCCTCACCCGCCCGTTGCCCATGGCTGCCAGTCGCCCGTAGAACCCGGCGGTAAACAGATGGGTATGCAGGATGTCTATCTTCTCCTGACGGATCAACCGCCGAAGGGCCCACCACCGTAGCGGCTTAGGCCGGGCCGGGACCTGAAATAGGGTAATGCCCTCTTTTTCAAGATCGCCTGCCAGCTCACCGCCCAGCCAGGTGGCAACCATGGGTTCAAATTTTTTTCTATCCGTATGTTTAACCAGATTAGAGATCATGATTTCGGCACCCCCGAAATTCATATGGGGCGCCAGATGGAGAATGCGTATTTTATGCATTGTATGTTTCCATTAAGGAAATGATCCGTTCATGGCAGGTTTTCCGGTTGTAATTTTTTTCAATATATTTTCCGGCGGCCTCTCCGTATTGGCGTCTCAAGGGTTCATCATCGTACAATCTTTTTATTGCCCCGGCCAACTCATCGGGCTTGCGCGGTTCCACCAGCAAACCGGTCTGTTCATGGATCACGGCTTCAGGTACACCACTGACCCAGGTTGATACGCAGGGCAGACCGCATGCCGATGCTTCAAGAATGACGTTGGGGATACCGTCCCGG contains:
- a CDS encoding sulfotransferase domain-containing protein is translated as MKVTIETLGRVNLPDFFIVGAPKSGTTSLHYYLQGHPQIFMPDKKESWFFSFMNNRPAFNSPDKFPGIIDTIDGYAQLYRAAAPDQQCGDASPSYLYTHETCIANFRRVYQATEQYKRLKFIISLRNPIDRAWSQYWTFNRTNSDTAPFLDAVHPDTIKKRLGDNWQPFYDYIGFGMYHDQIKAYQDEFGKERVKIFLFDDLKKDAGKICKEIFLFLGVDPDYTPDTNQIYNPSGKPKSEFLKDFLISPNFLKSALKKIIPRPKRQQLKHMAAGKLLNKVEMPRTAREMLKRQFEPEIHRLSGLLDRDLGHWLV
- a CDS encoding GNAT family N-acetyltransferase; protein product: MVDGISKEAKITEIPLTLRPFHENDLPGLCDLYARVWGTRLDDAYWRWKYITPPFKTLANVVEAPDGEIVAFTGIWVRRIRGKGEIYSSYQVVDVMADPEYRGGVAFGWIMDIIIDLMVKQKVILYGFTNDVSQVFFRKKLGKYILLDIDRPLMSLILNPGKLIPAPEKIRAAAGFVTKGIINARRAFVSTTGISVEQTNKVPDGIEQLWNTVKDDYPFRLIPDPDYLRWRFQSARDDYQIWVARENNRLAGYLVTSLKKRNDKIKGYLVDWIFPFDAPHIFKVLMKPALHWFLQNDTNVVETLLINDQDPVLNVLTSFFFIRGRRSKTFLLGCADPAMYQMDNISPRDLFIGRGDSDFSTLYSS
- a CDS encoding glycosyltransferase family 2 protein → MYIAAVIVFFTAAGLIFIQIAYPFIAALISMCVRKKRDPVAPPANRRLGMTLIIPVYKNDVHLLPEKLANCSLLNYPAEKLEILVSGDGELPELPGIINNASCHFPLRFHQTGTWVGKNLALNQAVKQSTGTIIVVSDVDAALDPDVISMINRSMMDPNVGGCAGTVEINRSDDLDGGIGAVQKKYWLFEKRVKRAEMDLLGSVTSCSGQLYAVRKTLRQDVPADVCDDIFTLLAVVKQGYIFGGLPETAAYISKPSKTVSGEVTRRSRIVTRGLNALWKNRQLFVQKDTFRYGVALFCHKVVRRLIPLLLISLFITNFILAFSGVYWAGLLFCQVLFYGAAILAYYRILNVKGLAAFSYFIAFNIGTGLGVFHFLTGKGKSKW
- a CDS encoding lipid II flippase MurJ — its product is MALLNKAFFLVGLKSLNSGAGFLISFFVVIVLGANEATDALFVAMFFPIEMIRMVARRLPLILVPVFSESHQNLDPDPEPHFLGWWLPLLAVGTMALIAGAPVFTKLMAPGLSVAGHGTAVNILRILAPSFLLFGIFGHGMSVFYYHKMILFPEIALFGWRVTALLSLFPAAYLFGVYGYAVGLIVAGCIQFLVLYLKGRARGWALLSMKKPDFQWPYLKLILTGSALVVVALVLNRTTVLIDRWFASLLGAGSISILFFSERLARSVPMLLSTSIFTVYLPKLSSITKQADKMDVLRLEMFSFFMILGLPIAILFFWSAGDLVHILATHGRFTDAQAVSAAAAIQHFCLGIPAVICSAGLRNVFIVERNIKEVFVFGILTVSLTLAFDFVLFDLGLKGLALASTITAWIVFFVLWIRLKMCCPPGKYLINILVSSSLMLLFLFGLPWKSWAILPVIRLCVGGMGGLFLYGITIMPATGQIRTHISN
- a CDS encoding sulfotransferase encodes the protein MKQDTIDRPIFVIGMDRSGTSVISEIISLHDDLGWISNYNHRFRQLPQLSLLNRITQLPHVGWYLRGKKRQDKMVSSRLRKYLPYCDEGDYTLWTQLCGHDFTWDFSGGGTPSARTCQRVRHYIHTILQYQGRTRLIVKLTGPPRINFLSTIFPDAVFVHVMRDPRAVVASLLNVPYWKEKGGWERPFWTGLPPEDLRRWTHSGHLPCVLAAVQWARVLEQTWQESEPLLPGQFIEIKYEDFAAAAFDTITAMLDKCGLGYCRTVKRYIDRIGNVRNMNTKYRQTLTPAELEAVEQAVNETAERAGYLF
- a CDS encoding glycosyltransferase, producing MHKIRILHLAPHMNFGGAEIMISNLVKHTDRKKFEPMVATWLGGELAGDLEKEGITLFQVPARPKPLRWWALRRLIRQEKIDILHTHLFTAGFYGRLAAMGNGRVRVIRTHHGMTFKKKAIKRIAFELLLYPLSACHTAVSQSVIRHLHDTLAWKPAKMRLIQNGIDVERFCTQRNTFHEPPTIVAAGRLSREKGFDVLITALHLLAGKQRMFKCLIAGDGPERASLSALRDNLGLIDQVVFLGYVREIAPFMKNGDLLVLPSRHEGLPLSLLEAMASGLPVIASAVGGIPDLLTPDKGWVVPPANSEVLADTIDTVLADPGRALKTAQKGRREVLKAYDIKKSVTQYEDLYLALFQKSGAVDPAQGGLGE